The Bacillota bacterium genome contains a region encoding:
- a CDS encoding 2-oxoglutarate dehydrogenase has translation MFGFRSDGKRIKTIDPIMKLSPHVMTKRNDAMVMTLYDINCKGIDEYIFEKRKEENIRFNYMHVLIAGMVRTMALRPKLNRFIMDGRVYKRNEIQIAFAVKKALLDTVEETTIKLTFDGTENIYEIKEMMDKEIEINTKQTAFNETDSLAKFLTVVPNFLIKFVVGLLKWWDKIGILPKSVLQLSPFHTSLFFTNMKSIKMNYVFHHIYNFGTTSIFLSMGKEKYEPVILDRDEGTIGFEKNLKAGMVIDERICDGLYFGNSFREFIKFMDNPKKLETKLEHKVEDIK, from the coding sequence ATGTTCGGATTTAGAAGTGATGGAAAAAGAATCAAGACAATTGATCCAATTATGAAACTTTCACCTCATGTTATGACAAAGAGAAATGATGCGATGGTCATGACATTATATGATATTAATTGTAAAGGAATCGATGAGTATATTTTCGAAAAAAGAAAAGAAGAAAATATACGCTTTAATTATATGCATGTTTTAATTGCTGGAATGGTTCGTACGATGGCATTAAGGCCTAAATTAAATCGATTTATCATGGATGGAAGAGTCTACAAAAGAAATGAAATTCAAATTGCATTTGCGGTTAAAAAAGCTCTGTTAGACACAGTAGAAGAAACCACCATCAAACTTACATTTGATGGTACAGAAAATATTTATGAAATCAAAGAAATGATGGACAAAGAAATCGAAATAAATACCAAACAAACTGCTTTTAATGAAACAGATTCTTTAGCTAAATTTTTAACAGTTGTTCCTAATTTTTTAATAAAGTTTGTCGTAGGATTGTTAAAATGGTGGGATAAAATTGGAATTCTTCCAAAGAGCGTTTTACAGCTAAGCCCTTTCCACACTTCTTTATTTTTTACTAATATGAAGTCTATAAAAATGAATTATGTTTTTCATCATATATATAATTTTGGCACCACATCGATTTTTCTATCAATGGGAAAAGAAAAATATGAACCCGTCATTTTAGATAGAGATGAAGGCACCATTGGATTTGAAAAAAATCTTAAAGCAGGAATGGTTATCGATGAAAGAATTTGTGATGGATTGTATTTTGGAAATTCTTTTAGAGAATTCATTAAGTTTATGGATAATCCAAAAAAACTTGAAACAAAATTAGAGCATAAAGTAGAAGATATCAAGTAG
- a CDS encoding phosphatase PAP2 family protein gives MNTKRITYSLIPFLVVVTMLLITYFGNQWYSETNNVIGSDLSWIFLPFNEWVPFLSFTIYPYILAYPFWFLTFFYVGYRSKKNMYTLLLLVLITFTICGLSYFFFQTDVQAWRETSGLFTQTDLSFSESIVFLIYNSAGPRNANPSMHCLMSWLCILGARMDKKMPTPIKIIIWTLGISICISTQTLKQHYIIDLITGIGIAEIFYWIVKDSKAVLSLQKFFTKINQKLKLEWND, from the coding sequence ATGAATACAAAACGAATAACGTACAGTCTAATCCCATTTTTAGTGGTTGTAACAATGCTTCTGATTACATACTTTGGAAATCAATGGTACTCAGAAACCAATAACGTTATTGGAAGCGACCTCAGTTGGATTTTCTTACCATTTAATGAATGGGTTCCTTTTCTTTCCTTTACAATTTATCCTTATATATTGGCTTATCCATTTTGGTTTTTAACATTTTTCTACGTTGGATACCGTTCTAAAAAAAATATGTATACACTCTTGCTTTTGGTTTTGATTACTTTTACTATTTGCGGTCTTTCTTACTTTTTCTTTCAAACGGATGTTCAAGCTTGGAGAGAAACCTCAGGATTATTTACTCAAACGGATTTAAGTTTTTCGGAATCGATTGTTTTTTTGATCTATAACTCAGCAGGACCAAGAAATGCCAATCCTTCTATGCACTGTTTAATGAGTTGGCTCTGTATCCTTGGCGCTAGAATGGATAAGAAAATGCCTACTCCTATTAAAATTATTATTTGGACTTTAGGAATATCAATCTGTATTTCGACTCAAACTCTAAAACAACATTACATCATTGACTTAATTACTGGAATTGGAATTGCAGAAATATTTTATTGGATTGTAAAAGATTCAAAAGCCGTTTTAAGCCTTCAAAAATTCTTTACAAAAATTAACCAAAAATTAAAATTAGAATGGAATGACTAA
- a CDS encoding HIT family protein — MCLFCELKNHKDKLIYENDLVFAIEDEFPVSKGHLLLITKRHIETYFETTKEEVLALDEAMKRLKIQLDQKYKPQGYNIGINNGINAGQSILHLHLHLIPRYFGDVLNPRGGVRSVIPGKQDY; from the coding sequence ATGTGCCTTTTTTGTGAATTAAAGAATCACAAAGACAAACTCATTTATGAAAATGATTTGGTGTTTGCAATTGAAGATGAATTTCCTGTTTCCAAAGGACATCTTTTACTGATTACAAAAAGACATATTGAAACGTATTTTGAGACAACCAAAGAAGAAGTACTTGCACTTGATGAAGCAATGAAACGTTTAAAAATACAATTAGATCAAAAGTATAAACCACAAGGATATAATATTGGTATCAACAACGGAATCAATGCCGGACAGAGCATTTTGCATTTACATCTTCATTTGATTCCAAGATATTTTGGTGACGTATTAAATCCTAGAGGTGGTGTTCGTAGCGTTATTCCGGGAAAACAGGATTACTAG
- the pyk gene encoding pyruvate kinase: protein MILKRKTKIICTIGPAIDSEIMIEKMIDAGMNVARLNFSHGTHEDHLKRIQMIRKIAKKLNRYIGIMADTKGPEIRTGLFENNQVAFKKGELVDIVREPVLGNHERFHIACPELFDDIQIGDFLLIDDGKIKLTVLKTTEFGATCKIENSGIIKSQKGVNVPNVKLSMPFISKKDDDDIRFVCNHGVDMIALSFVRRKEDVLAIREILKSENKENIEIIAKIENQEGVDNLQQILEVSDGIMVARGDLGVEVSTELVPIYQKKIIRKANELGKPVITATHMLESMMFSPRPTRAEASDVANAILDGSDAIMLSGESAAGEYPVEAVLTMDTIAKAIEDIIPYEDKLQHSIKTSQNTINDAIGIAVSQTSHTLENAEVIVAFTETGGTAKRMCKFRPEVPIIAITDSIETCQKLSYYWGVFATLRDNVTDYGLYDSVAIEVARDFGFQSGATLIITSGWGQKHGSTNTLRIIDIP from the coding sequence ATGATTTTGAAACGAAAAACGAAAATTATTTGTACCATTGGGCCAGCCATTGACTCAGAGATTATGATTGAAAAAATGATTGATGCAGGTATGAACGTTGCAAGATTAAACTTTTCTCATGGAACACACGAAGATCATTTAAAACGAATTCAAATGATTCGAAAAATTGCGAAAAAGTTGAATCGATATATTGGTATTATGGCAGATACGAAAGGTCCAGAAATCAGAACTGGCCTTTTTGAAAATAATCAAGTCGCTTTTAAAAAAGGTGAACTTGTCGACATTGTTAGAGAGCCAGTTCTTGGAAACCATGAACGTTTTCACATTGCTTGTCCTGAATTATTTGATGACATTCAAATTGGAGATTTTTTATTAATTGACGATGGCAAAATTAAACTAACTGTTTTAAAAACCACAGAGTTTGGGGCAACATGCAAAATTGAAAACTCAGGAATCATTAAAAGTCAAAAAGGAGTTAACGTTCCAAACGTTAAACTAAGTATGCCTTTTATTTCCAAAAAAGATGATGATGATATTCGTTTTGTTTGTAACCATGGAGTGGATATGATTGCACTTTCTTTTGTAAGAAGAAAAGAAGATGTGTTAGCTATTCGTGAAATTCTAAAAAGTGAAAACAAAGAAAATATTGAGATTATTGCTAAAATAGAAAATCAAGAAGGTGTTGACAATCTTCAACAAATTCTTGAAGTCAGTGATGGAATCATGGTGGCTAGAGGGGATTTGGGAGTTGAAGTATCCACAGAACTTGTACCCATTTATCAAAAGAAGATTATTCGAAAAGCGAATGAACTTGGAAAACCAGTTATCACAGCGACTCATATGTTAGAATCTATGATGTTTTCACCAAGACCTACAAGAGCAGAAGCATCCGACGTTGCCAACGCTATTTTAGACGGATCTGATGCGATTATGCTATCAGGAGAGTCCGCTGCAGGAGAATATCCAGTGGAAGCTGTCTTAACGATGGATACCATTGCAAAAGCCATAGAAGACATTATCCCTTATGAAGATAAATTACAACATTCCATCAAAACCAGTCAAAATACGATAAACGATGCTATCGGAATTGCAGTTAGTCAAACGTCTCATACTTTAGAAAATGCAGAAGTCATTGTTGCCTTTACGGAGACCGGTGGTACTGCAAAAAGAATGTGTAAATTTAGACCTGAAGTACCTATTATTGCTATTACAGATAGTATAGAAACTTGTCAAAAACTTTCTTATTATTGGGGAGTGTTTGCTACCTTAAGAGATAATGTTACCGATTATGGTTTATACGACTCTGTTGCAATTGAAGTCGCACGAGATTTCGGTTTTCAATCGGGAGCAACACTTATTATTACTTCTGGGTGGGGTCAAAAACATGGATCTACCAACACCTTAAGAATCATTGATATTCCTTAA
- the typA gene encoding translational GTPase TypA, producing the protein MNIRNIAIIAHVDHGKTTLVDGLLKQSMTLRKNQHIEERAMDTNAIERERGITILAKNTAILYGDVRINILDTPGHADFGGEVERIMNMVDGVLLVVDAYEGTMPQTRFVLRKALEAGVKPLVLINKVDREASRPIEVVDEVMELFIELGADNHQIEFPYLFGSGINGQASESHILKPTDDLKPLLDMIVKEVPSPKVDIDAPLQFQPSLLDYNDYVGRMGIGRIQAGQMKTGETVACVRLDGSIQEFRIQKLYGYFGLEKTEIMEAFAGDIVAISGLPDIYVGETICNPGAINALPLIKIGEPTVEMTFGTNTSPFSGLEGKFVTSTKIDDRLYRETQKDLALKVKRIGTSETWVVSGRGELHLGILIENMRREGFEFQVSKAKVIMKEIDGVLEEPFESVQVDVPLSSVGTVMELIGTRHGILETMETSDNQSRLHYIMPSRGLIGFMTDFMTSTKGYGIINHTYLEYRPVENMEVGNRKFGVLVSVEDGIATAYSIGGLEDRGTMFIEPRTKIYEGMVVGECNREKDLAVNVTKEKQQTNIRSAAKDNTVVLKRPRRMSLETTLDYINDDELVEITPYSIRIRKLILDTNERKKFDSRKQKQSNDSSS; encoded by the coding sequence ATGAATATCAGAAACATTGCGATAATTGCGCATGTGGATCACGGAAAGACAACGCTTGTTGATGGGCTTTTAAAGCAATCAATGACGTTAAGAAAGAATCAACATATCGAAGAGAGAGCTATGGATACAAATGCCATCGAACGCGAAAGAGGCATTACGATTCTTGCTAAAAATACAGCGATTTTATATGGAGATGTAAGAATTAATATACTGGATACCCCCGGTCATGCGGACTTTGGCGGAGAAGTAGAACGAATCATGAATATGGTGGATGGAGTTCTTCTTGTTGTAGATGCTTATGAAGGAACGATGCCACAAACACGCTTTGTTTTACGTAAAGCTTTGGAAGCAGGAGTGAAACCTTTGGTTTTAATCAACAAGGTTGATCGAGAAGCTTCAAGACCCATTGAAGTCGTTGATGAAGTTATGGAACTATTTATCGAGTTAGGTGCGGATAATCATCAAATCGAATTTCCTTATTTATTTGGTTCTGGAATTAATGGACAAGCAAGTGAAAGTCATATCTTAAAGCCTACGGATGATTTGAAGCCGCTTTTAGATATGATTGTAAAAGAAGTACCTTCACCAAAAGTAGATATAGATGCTCCACTGCAATTTCAACCCTCTTTACTTGATTATAATGATTACGTAGGAAGAATGGGAATTGGAAGAATTCAAGCAGGTCAAATGAAAACAGGAGAAACAGTTGCTTGTGTTCGCCTTGATGGTTCCATTCAAGAATTTAGAATTCAAAAATTGTATGGTTATTTTGGTTTAGAAAAAACAGAAATCATGGAAGCTTTTGCAGGAGACATCGTTGCCATTTCTGGACTTCCTGATATTTATGTTGGTGAAACGATTTGTAATCCTGGTGCGATTAATGCACTACCTTTGATTAAAATTGGAGAACCCACAGTCGAAATGACTTTTGGAACAAATACATCACCTTTTTCAGGACTTGAAGGTAAATTTGTCACTTCAACGAAAATTGATGACAGATTATATCGTGAAACACAAAAAGATTTGGCTTTAAAAGTGAAACGAATCGGTACATCTGAAACTTGGGTAGTTTCAGGAAGAGGAGAACTTCACTTAGGAATCTTAATTGAAAATATGCGACGCGAAGGATTTGAATTTCAAGTTTCAAAAGCGAAAGTGATTATGAAAGAAATTGATGGCGTATTAGAAGAACCTTTTGAATCCGTTCAAGTGGATGTTCCACTGTCTTCTGTAGGAACAGTTATGGAATTGATTGGAACAAGACATGGGATTCTTGAAACCATGGAGACATCTGACAATCAAAGTAGACTTCATTATATTATGCCTTCAAGAGGGTTAATTGGATTTATGACCGATTTCATGACTTCAACAAAAGGATATGGAATCATTAATCATACTTATTTAGAATACAGACCTGTTGAAAACATGGAAGTTGGAAATCGAAAATTTGGAGTTTTAGTATCGGTTGAAGATGGAATCGCTACGGCATATTCGATTGGTGGACTTGAAGACAGAGGAACCATGTTTATCGAACCTAGAACGAAAATATACGAAGGCATGGTTGTAGGAGAATGTAATCGTGAAAAAGACTTGGCAGTCAATGTTACCAAAGAAAAACAACAAACGAACATTCGTTCAGCTGCTAAAGACAATACAGTTGTACTAAAAAGACCTAGAAGAATGAGTTTAGAAACAACTCTTGATTACATAAACGATGATGAATTAGTTGAAATAACACCTTATTCCATTCGAATTCGAAAATTAATTCTAGATACAAATGAGAGAAAAAAATTTGATAGCAGAAAGCAAAAACAATCAAATGATTCTTCATCTTAG
- a CDS encoding RluA family pseudouridine synthase: MDKLQLVIDKDFDKKSLRFFFEYFHIAKKKIYLLETSQNVLLNSQTHPFSSMVHTGDVIDIDLSSFEQLDFEPDFGPLKVLFEDEWVLVIDKSPGIIIYPEFKHEHNTLVNLVAAYYKNQGLNRQIRYLHRLDKDTSGVMIFAKNFLSHSYLSNLWDHEMISREYTLLVEGHLPKPKGTIDAPIGKDRHKNNHYLVLPTGKKAVTHYEVLKEFSNYSLIKCRLETGRTHQIRVHLSYLGNPLLGDTLYQAKTKEVKRVMLHSSKIEFFHPILKKMIEVSSPLDVDFKGFL; the protein is encoded by the coding sequence ATGGATAAACTGCAATTAGTGATAGACAAAGATTTTGATAAAAAATCGCTTCGTTTCTTTTTTGAATATTTTCATATTGCAAAAAAGAAAATATATTTACTTGAGACAAGTCAAAATGTCCTTTTAAATAGTCAAACTCACCCATTTTCTAGTATGGTTCATACAGGAGATGTCATCGATATCGATTTAAGCTCTTTTGAACAATTAGATTTTGAGCCAGATTTTGGCCCTTTAAAAGTTCTTTTTGAAGATGAATGGGTTTTAGTAATTGATAAATCACCGGGAATCATTATTTATCCCGAGTTTAAACACGAACACAATACGTTAGTCAATTTAGTTGCGGCTTATTACAAAAATCAAGGATTAAACCGGCAAATTCGATATTTACATCGTTTGGATAAGGACACATCGGGAGTCATGATTTTTGCGAAAAACTTTTTAAGTCATAGTTATTTGTCTAATCTTTGGGATCACGAGATGATTTCAAGAGAATATACTCTTCTTGTAGAAGGACATTTGCCAAAACCAAAAGGAACGATAGATGCTCCCATCGGGAAAGACCGACATAAAAACAATCATTATTTAGTTCTTCCTACTGGGAAAAAAGCAGTGACTCATTATGAAGTTCTAAAAGAATTTTCAAATTATTCTTTAATAAAGTGTCGTTTAGAGACTGGAAGAACTCACCAAATTCGAGTTCATCTATCTTATTTAGGGAATCCTTTGTTAGGAGATACGCTCTATCAGGCAAAAACAAAAGAAGTAAAAAGAGTAATGTTACACTCTTCTAAAATCGAATTTTTTCATCCGATTTTGAAGAAAATGATTGAAGTAAGTTCACCCTTAGATGTGGATTTTAAGGGTTTTCTATAG